A genome region from Conger conger chromosome 16, fConCon1.1, whole genome shotgun sequence includes the following:
- the emc10 gene encoding ER membrane protein complex subunit 10 isoform X1, whose amino-acid sequence MAAVWSVNIVLSILLAINLLTAQFASCNTGRRTDGLDTDTGFSITLEHSFELDDSPRFRERGVLSLKGGRESTPSLAQVQLTEEDRNMLKEVAAVDGLYRIRVPRLSLQTDRQTDRPSDSYLSAFVRACSMVESHLSDVITLHTDVTGYLIGVSIVTIPGACHGAEVEDEVDLEAFNTTLSIMGPVNAPAPETALFIERLEQEIERKGKNPQEQKSFFAKYWMYIVPLVLFLMMSGAQDQTGGGAGGGAANGGGR is encoded by the exons atggcagctgtgtgGTCAGTTAACATCGTTCTTTCAATATTATTGGCCATTAATTTATTAACTGCTCAGTTTGCGAGCTGTAACACTGGTAGAAGG ACAGATGGGCTTGACACCGACACGGGTTTCTCTATAACTCTAGAGCATTCATTTGAACTAG ATGATTCTCCTCGGTTCAGAGAGCGGGGCGTTCTGAGCCtgaaggggggcagggagagcaCACCCTCTCTCGCGCAAGTCCAGCTCACAGAGGAGGACAGAAACATgctcaag GAGGTGGCAGCAGTGGACGGGCTGTATCGCATCAGAGTGCCCAGGCTGtcactgcagacagacaggcagacggaTCGGCCGAGCGACAGCTACCTCTCTGCCTTTGTTCGGGCG TGCTCAATGGTGGAGTCCCACCTGAGTGATGTCATCACGCTCCACACCGATGTCACCGGTTACCTCATCGGGGTCTCCATCGTGACGATCCCGGGGGCGTGCCACGGGGCGGAGGTCGAGGACGAAGTTGACCTGGAAGCATTCAACACCACGCTGAGCATCATGGGACCCGTCAACGCCCCCGC GCCCGAGACGGCCCTGTTTATTGAGCGCTTGGAGCAGGAGATTGAGAGGAAGGGCAAGAACCCTCAGGAGCAGAAATCTTTTTTCGCCAAATAC TGGATGTATATCGTGCCTCTGGTTCTCTTCCTGATGATGTCGGGAGCTCAGGATCAGACAGGAGGCGGGGCCGGAGGCGGAGCAGCCAATGGCGGAGGTCGATAA
- the emc10 gene encoding ER membrane protein complex subunit 10 isoform X2, translated as MAAVWSVNIVLSILLAINLLTAQFASCNTGRRTDGLDTDTGFSITLEHSFELDDSPRFRERGVLSLKGGRESTPSLAQVQLTEEDRNMLKEVAAVDGLYRIRVPRLSLQTDRQTDRPSDSYLSAFVRACSMVESHLSDVITLHTDVTGYLIGVSIVTIPGACHGAEVEDEVDLEAFNTTLSIMGPVNAPAPETALFIERLEQEIERKGKNPQEQKSFFAKYWYLILGGAVFLMATSSAQPPAGGDREQN; from the exons atggcagctgtgtgGTCAGTTAACATCGTTCTTTCAATATTATTGGCCATTAATTTATTAACTGCTCAGTTTGCGAGCTGTAACACTGGTAGAAGG ACAGATGGGCTTGACACCGACACGGGTTTCTCTATAACTCTAGAGCATTCATTTGAACTAG ATGATTCTCCTCGGTTCAGAGAGCGGGGCGTTCTGAGCCtgaaggggggcagggagagcaCACCCTCTCTCGCGCAAGTCCAGCTCACAGAGGAGGACAGAAACATgctcaag GAGGTGGCAGCAGTGGACGGGCTGTATCGCATCAGAGTGCCCAGGCTGtcactgcagacagacaggcagacggaTCGGCCGAGCGACAGCTACCTCTCTGCCTTTGTTCGGGCG TGCTCAATGGTGGAGTCCCACCTGAGTGATGTCATCACGCTCCACACCGATGTCACCGGTTACCTCATCGGGGTCTCCATCGTGACGATCCCGGGGGCGTGCCACGGGGCGGAGGTCGAGGACGAAGTTGACCTGGAAGCATTCAACACCACGCTGAGCATCATGGGACCCGTCAACGCCCCCGC GCCCGAGACGGCCCTGTTTATTGAGCGCTTGGAGCAGGAGATTGAGAGGAAGGGCAAGAACCCTCAGGAGCAGAAATCTTTTTTCGCCAAATAC TGGTATTTGATTCTGGGAGGCGCAGTGTTCCTCATGGCCACCAGTTCGGCACAGCcccctgcagggggagacagagagcagaactGA